In a genomic window of Glaciimonas sp. PCH181:
- a CDS encoding IclR family transcriptional regulator: MKEVSQDIAALKAPRRSAATTAQADESEDTAPKTASGMTMVKPVINALHILRYLTMTGDPERAVDIARHLGINQSTCFNILRTLVSENVAAFDPLSKTYTPGIGLAKLVGQFVTQGQRIEVAKPLMRDFAARFEVTVTLWRPIGIDRIVLVSSALSPTNLRIDMAEGQRLPYIMGASGRIFAGQPDVSESVVREAFNNIRWSESLTFETYWSEVQEARRLGYAIDDGNFARGIVVVAAPIYDATGAIAFTVSAFMFRNQFDQAGIIVLGKALNALGAKIANALF, encoded by the coding sequence ATGAAAGAAGTAAGCCAAGATATAGCCGCATTAAAAGCGCCCAGGCGGTCTGCTGCCACTACGGCACAGGCCGATGAAAGCGAGGACACCGCGCCCAAGACTGCCAGTGGGATGACGATGGTGAAACCGGTCATCAATGCGTTGCACATTCTGCGTTATCTGACCATGACCGGTGATCCGGAGCGTGCCGTCGATATCGCCCGCCATCTTGGGATTAATCAGAGTACCTGCTTCAATATCTTGCGTACGCTAGTATCCGAGAACGTGGCCGCGTTCGATCCTTTATCAAAGACGTATACGCCCGGTATCGGCCTTGCTAAATTGGTCGGCCAGTTTGTCACACAAGGGCAACGGATCGAGGTGGCGAAACCGTTGATGCGTGATTTTGCTGCGCGTTTTGAGGTCACGGTCACGCTGTGGCGGCCGATTGGGATTGATCGCATCGTGCTGGTCAGTTCCGCGCTTAGTCCCACGAATCTTCGCATCGATATGGCAGAAGGCCAGCGCCTGCCTTACATCATGGGCGCTAGCGGACGCATTTTTGCAGGCCAGCCTGATGTCAGCGAAAGCGTCGTGCGCGAGGCTTTTAACAATATCCGCTGGTCAGAATCGCTGACGTTTGAAACCTATTGGAGCGAGGTGCAGGAAGCCAGACGCCTTGGGTATGCCATCGATGATGGTAACTTTGCGCGCGGCATCGTCGTCGTGGCGGCCCCGATTTATGATGCGACCGGCGCGATTGCGTTTACCGTTTCGGCGTTTATGTTTCGCAATCAATTTGATCAAGCAGGGATTATTGTCTTGGGAAAAGCGCTGAATGCACTGGGTGCGAAGATTGCCAATGCGCTGTTTTAG
- a CDS encoding GntR family transcriptional regulator translates to MNSETPIAKQIVELIKNQGWEVGSHLPAQMLADHLRVSRQPVSAALSLLHEKGFLTREHNRGYFVAKSVTEPLSEVVSALGLDESDIVSSAYFQIADDLLKNALPQAFSEQLIKTRYGLTATQLNAVLGRIAREGWAERKPGYGWEFSSMLSTPGSLLQSYRLRLALEPAALLEPGYKLDRKILEECRARELHLLNGGIQTDTADQLHDRGVRYHECLIEASGNSFFIDTIKRVNRVRRLLSYRSMQHRERYTEHCKQHLHILELLERDRNEEASGFLREHLIHTMDALSSIENVLQP, encoded by the coding sequence ATGAATTCTGAAACACCGATTGCAAAACAGATTGTCGAGCTGATAAAGAATCAGGGCTGGGAGGTGGGCAGCCACTTGCCGGCCCAAATGCTAGCCGATCACCTTCGTGTATCTCGTCAGCCTGTGAGTGCTGCACTTTCCCTGCTGCACGAAAAGGGATTTCTCACACGTGAGCACAATCGTGGTTACTTCGTGGCCAAGTCCGTCACCGAGCCTCTCTCAGAAGTAGTGAGTGCCTTGGGGTTAGACGAGTCCGATATCGTTAGCAGCGCTTACTTTCAAATTGCGGACGACCTGTTAAAGAACGCATTGCCGCAAGCATTTTCCGAACAGTTAATCAAGACTCGTTATGGGCTGACGGCAACGCAACTCAATGCAGTATTGGGTCGTATTGCCCGAGAGGGGTGGGCCGAACGTAAGCCAGGCTACGGATGGGAGTTTTCATCAATGTTATCGACGCCTGGCAGTTTGCTGCAGTCCTACCGACTTCGGCTTGCGCTAGAACCTGCAGCACTGCTCGAACCGGGTTACAAGCTTGATCGAAAAATTCTCGAGGAGTGCCGTGCCAGAGAGCTTCACCTGCTGAATGGTGGTATTCAAACGGACACTGCGGACCAACTACATGATCGCGGTGTCCGTTATCACGAATGTCTGATTGAGGCTTCAGGTAATTCCTTTTTCATCGATACGATCAAACGCGTCAATCGTGTTCGACGTTTGCTATCGTACCGATCCATGCAGCACCGGGAACGCTATACGGAACATTGCAAACAGCATTTACATATTCTTGAATTGCTTGAACGCGATCGCAACGAAGAAGCATCAGGCTTCCTGCGTGAGCATCTAATCCATACGATGGATGCGCTGTCCAGTATTGAAAATGTCCTCCAACCGTAG
- a CDS encoding fumarylacetoacetate hydrolase family protein yields the protein MLAPVNPGARVFGVGLNYLTHLTRLGRKEAPPHTIAYIKPDGAIIHPGDEIQYPAITRQLDYEVELVAVVAKPLGDTPHASACLLGFTVGNDISARDAGKQLGSLDLFTQKALDRTAPIGPWITTLDALGGAGQPQLDISLRINGELRQSDNSREMIFPMDELLNFLDARIELRPGDLIFTGSTCGVGLEDGRFW from the coding sequence TTGCTGGCACCGGTCAATCCGGGGGCGCGGGTGTTTGGCGTTGGTCTGAATTACCTGACGCATTTGACGCGTCTTGGCCGTAAAGAAGCGCCGCCGCATACTATCGCTTATATCAAGCCGGACGGCGCCATCATTCATCCTGGCGATGAGATTCAATATCCGGCGATTACCCGGCAGCTTGATTATGAAGTTGAGTTGGTGGCGGTGGTGGCGAAGCCGTTGGGCGACACGCCCCATGCCAGCGCGTGTTTGCTGGGCTTCACGGTCGGTAACGATATTAGCGCGCGGGATGCGGGTAAGCAGTTGGGATCGTTGGATTTGTTTACGCAGAAGGCGCTTGATCGGACTGCGCCTATCGGTCCCTGGATTACGACGCTGGATGCATTGGGTGGCGCGGGTCAGCCGCAGCTGGATATTTCGCTGCGTATTAATGGAGAATTGCGGCAGAGTGATAATAGTCGCGAGATGATTTTTCCGATGGATGAATTGTTGAATTTTTTGGATGCGCGAATTGAGTTACGGCCAGGGGATTTGATTTTTACTGGGTCGACTTGTGGGGTTGGTTTGGAGGATGGGCGGTTTTGGTGA
- a CDS encoding SDR family NAD(P)-dependent oxidoreductase produces the protein MTRLSGKVALISGTGGGQGRVAALRFAREGTTVVGCDAFVEGHEETKRLLRAEGFELYGAAPVDLGDPMQAQAWIENAAAEHGQIDIFYNNASSAKFAPIAEMSIEDWRSTMRNEIDLIFYTTKYAWKYLVQRKGVVINISSTAAWGGSKIAGIAAHSAAKGAVVSFTRQLAVEGAPVGIRAVSISLGFVTTPGTRAFMENPAARKALLDGVLMDRPGESDEIVAMALFVASDESSFMTGSDIVIDGGLLAI, from the coding sequence ATGACACGTCTTTCAGGAAAAGTAGCGCTCATTTCGGGCACTGGCGGCGGCCAGGGACGTGTTGCTGCGTTGCGTTTCGCGCGCGAAGGTACGACGGTTGTTGGCTGTGATGCATTTGTCGAAGGTCATGAAGAAACAAAAAGATTGTTACGCGCAGAAGGGTTCGAACTCTACGGCGCTGCGCCAGTGGATTTGGGCGATCCTATGCAAGCGCAAGCGTGGATAGAAAACGCCGCTGCCGAGCATGGCCAGATCGACATTTTTTATAACAACGCCTCTTCCGCTAAATTCGCGCCCATTGCAGAAATGTCGATTGAAGACTGGCGTTCTACGATGCGTAACGAGATCGATCTCATCTTTTACACGACCAAATATGCGTGGAAATATCTGGTACAACGCAAAGGCGTCGTCATCAATATTTCTTCCACGGCAGCATGGGGCGGCTCAAAAATTGCGGGCATCGCCGCGCACTCTGCGGCCAAAGGCGCGGTGGTTTCGTTCACGCGACAACTCGCCGTAGAAGGTGCGCCGGTCGGTATTCGTGCGGTGTCTATCAGCCTGGGTTTTGTGACCACGCCGGGAACTCGCGCGTTTATGGAAAACCCCGCTGCACGCAAAGCATTACTAGATGGCGTGCTGATGGACAGACCGGGCGAGTCGGACGAAATCGTTGCGATGGCCTTGTTTGTCGCCTCCGACGAATCCTCATTTATGACAGGTTCGGACATTGTTATCGATGGTGGTTTGCTGGCGATTTGA
- a CDS encoding acetaldehyde dehydrogenase (acetylating), which translates to MEKIKCALIGPGNIGTDLLYKLSRSPYLEPVWMVGIDPNSEGLARARDMGLKVTANGVDGLLPHVKADDIRIAFDATSAYVHAENSRKLNELGVLMIDLTPAAIGPFCVPPVNLPEQVGKREMNVNMVTCGGQATIPMVYAVSRVQPVAYGEIVATVSSRSVGPGTRKNIDEFTQTTARAVEQVGGAKEGKAIIIINPAEPPLIMRDTIHCLTEDEPDQQAITESVHRMLAEVQKYVPGYKLKNGPVFDGKRVSIFMEVEGLGDFLPKYAGNLDIMTAAAARTAEMFAQEMLAGKLSLASVPA; encoded by the coding sequence ATGGAAAAAATAAAATGCGCACTGATCGGCCCCGGCAATATAGGCACCGATCTTTTGTATAAACTCAGCCGCAGTCCTTATCTGGAGCCGGTCTGGATGGTCGGCATCGATCCCAATTCGGAAGGGCTGGCACGTGCGCGTGACATGGGGCTAAAAGTGACTGCCAATGGCGTCGATGGCTTGCTGCCGCATGTGAAAGCGGACGACATCCGGATCGCATTCGATGCCACCTCCGCTTATGTGCATGCAGAAAATTCGCGCAAGCTCAATGAACTTGGCGTGCTGATGATCGATCTGACGCCAGCGGCAATCGGGCCTTTTTGCGTGCCCCCGGTGAACTTGCCAGAACAAGTCGGCAAGCGTGAAATGAACGTCAACATGGTCACGTGCGGTGGTCAGGCGACCATCCCGATGGTGTATGCAGTATCGCGTGTGCAGCCTGTTGCTTACGGTGAAATCGTCGCGACCGTATCATCGCGCTCGGTCGGTCCCGGCACCCGCAAGAATATCGATGAATTCACTCAAACTACTGCCAGAGCGGTGGAGCAGGTCGGCGGTGCCAAAGAAGGCAAGGCGATCATCATCATCAATCCAGCCGAGCCGCCGCTGATCATGCGCGACACCATTCACTGCCTGACCGAAGATGAACCCGACCAACAAGCGATCACAGAATCGGTGCATCGCATGCTGGCTGAAGTGCAAAAATATGTGCCCGGCTACAAGCTCAAAAACGGTCCTGTATTTGATGGCAAGCGCGTATCGATTTTCATGGAAGTCGAAGGACTTGGCGACTTTCTGCCGAAGTACGCAGGCAACCTTGACATCATGACCGCCGCCGCTGCCCGCACCGCCGAAATGTTTGCGCAGGAAATGCTGGCCGGTAAATTGTCGCTGGCCTCTGTGCCCGCATAA
- a CDS encoding transporter substrate-binding domain-containing protein: protein MTLIPSAAIRDAFTPTGKLRASINLGNPILANVGADGRPSGVSIDLATEFVKLLDAELNLVVFDAAGKSVEAVVAERADCGFFAIDPVRGADIAFTAPYVLIEGFYLVKDGSPITTNAQVDAADNRVVVGNGSAYDLYLTRELKHAPIIRAPTSPTVVETFLREGAEVAAGVKQQLEADAKKAGGLRLLEQRFMVIQQAMGVPKSRGLEASAFLAAFVEQMKGCGFVADALRRHKIKGASVAPVVE from the coding sequence ATGACTTTGATACCATCAGCCGCCATTCGCGACGCTTTTACCCCGACCGGCAAGCTGCGCGCTTCGATAAATCTTGGCAATCCAATCCTCGCCAATGTGGGCGCCGACGGCCGGCCTAGCGGCGTATCGATCGACCTCGCAACAGAATTTGTGAAATTGCTAGATGCTGAACTGAATTTGGTTGTGTTCGACGCAGCGGGAAAATCGGTGGAAGCTGTCGTTGCCGAACGAGCTGATTGTGGTTTCTTTGCTATCGATCCGGTGCGCGGCGCAGATATCGCTTTTACAGCTCCCTATGTATTGATTGAGGGATTCTATCTGGTCAAGGACGGTTCTCCGATCACTACGAACGCTCAGGTCGATGCCGCTGACAATCGCGTCGTCGTTGGCAACGGCAGTGCTTACGACCTGTACCTAACCCGAGAATTGAAACACGCACCTATCATACGTGCGCCGACCTCGCCGACCGTAGTCGAGACTTTCTTGAGGGAAGGAGCCGAAGTCGCCGCCGGTGTCAAACAACAACTGGAAGCAGATGCGAAGAAAGCAGGAGGATTGCGACTGCTTGAACAGAGATTCATGGTGATTCAACAAGCAATGGGTGTTCCGAAAAGTCGAGGTCTTGAGGCTTCGGCTTTCCTGGCTGCTTTTGTCGAACAAATGAAGGGATGCGGATTCGTCGCTGACGCTTTACGGCGCCACAAAATTAAGGGGGCTTCGGTGGCGCCGGTAGTCGAATGA
- the dmpE gene encoding 2-oxopent-4-enoate hydratase — translation MNHPNMSVTLGDELYEALIKRQPVAPLTERFPELSLEDAYQIQLHLIGRRLATGERVVGKKIGLTSAAVQTMLGVDQPDFGHLTSAMAYDSGATVPASAMIAPRAEGEIAFILKHDLVGPGITNLDVMAATAYVVPCFEIVDSRIRDWKIRIQDTVADNASSAAFVLGNTPVDPNQVDFIHCGMVVEKNGVIVGTGAGAAALGSPLTAVAWLANTLGRLGLGLKAGEVILSGALSALVPVQAGDQMRVTIAGIGSVAVRFN, via the coding sequence ATGAACCATCCAAACATGTCTGTCACCCTCGGCGACGAATTATATGAAGCCTTGATCAAGCGTCAGCCAGTGGCACCGCTTACCGAGCGCTTCCCGGAACTGAGCCTTGAAGATGCCTATCAGATCCAATTGCATTTGATAGGCCGCCGTCTGGCAACGGGTGAGCGCGTGGTGGGCAAAAAAATTGGCCTGACCTCGGCCGCCGTACAAACTATGCTTGGCGTCGATCAGCCCGATTTCGGTCATTTGACCTCAGCGATGGCCTATGACAGCGGTGCCACCGTTCCGGCATCCGCCATGATCGCACCGCGCGCAGAGGGCGAAATCGCCTTCATCCTCAAGCACGATCTGGTCGGCCCCGGCATCACCAATCTGGACGTTATGGCAGCCACTGCCTACGTCGTGCCGTGTTTTGAAATCGTCGACTCGCGTATTCGTGACTGGAAGATTCGGATTCAGGATACAGTCGCTGACAATGCCTCGTCGGCGGCTTTCGTACTTGGCAATACCCCGGTTGATCCCAATCAGGTCGATTTCATTCATTGCGGCATGGTGGTAGAAAAAAATGGTGTAATCGTTGGCACCGGCGCTGGTGCCGCTGCGCTCGGCTCGCCATTGACGGCGGTAGCGTGGCTGGCCAATACATTGGGCCGTCTCGGTTTGGGATTAAAAGCTGGTGAAGTAATTCTGTCGGGGGCCTTGAGCGCGCTGGTGCCGGTGCAGGCTGGCGACCAGATGCGCGTGACCATTGCCGGCATCGGTTCTGTCGCGGTGCGCTTTAATTAA
- a CDS encoding cytochrome P450 produces MDQTLGIELEYLRTKGCAQTIATASANRDDAVFEDGDTFSIDRPAKMSFGFGFGPHMCVGLFIAKAEIEVALNAMLDLMPDLRFDPAYPRPVIRGVQLRGPEGVHVVWTPQ; encoded by the coding sequence ATAGACCAAACCCTCGGCATCGAGCTTGAATACCTCCGGACAAAGGGTTGCGCACAGACCATAGCCACAGCATCGGCGAATCGTGACGATGCGGTATTTGAAGATGGTGATACTTTCAGCATTGATCGCCCTGCCAAGATGTCATTCGGCTTTGGTTTCGGGCCACATATGTGCGTTGGCCTGTTTATCGCAAAAGCAGAAATCGAGGTCGCATTGAATGCGATGCTGGATTTGATGCCTGACCTGCGCTTTGATCCTGCCTACCCAAGGCCGGTGATTCGTGGGGTGCAATTGCGCGGACCGGAAGGTGTTCACGTTGTATGGACGCCGCAATAA
- the dmpG gene encoding 4-hydroxy-2-oxovalerate aldolase: protein MNLQGKRITLHDMSLRDGMHPKRHQISLDQMIAVAKGLDAAGVPLIEITHGDGLGGASVNYGFAAHSDEEYLRTVIPHLKQAKVSALLIPGIGTVKHLQLAYDCGASTIRVATHCSEADVSEQHIAYGRKLGMDTVGFLMMAHMLDAASLVKQALLMESYGANCIYITDSAGYMLPDDVRVRIDAVRQALKPETELGFHGHHNLGMAIANSITAIEAGANRIDGSAAGLGAGAGNTPLEVFNAVCDRMGIITGVDVFKLSDVAEDLVYPMMEHIVRVDRDSLALGYAGVYSSFLLFAKRAEAKYGIAARDILVELGKRKTVGGQEDMIEDMALELVRNKQDAASAGVKETV, encoded by the coding sequence ATGAATTTGCAAGGAAAACGCATCACTCTCCACGACATGTCGTTGCGCGATGGCATGCATCCCAAACGCCATCAGATTTCGCTGGATCAAATGATCGCAGTCGCCAAAGGGCTGGATGCGGCAGGCGTGCCGTTGATTGAGATTACGCATGGCGATGGCCTCGGCGGCGCGTCGGTCAACTACGGCTTTGCTGCGCATTCCGATGAAGAATATCTGCGCACCGTGATTCCGCATTTGAAGCAAGCCAAGGTTTCGGCGCTACTGATTCCCGGTATCGGCACGGTCAAACATTTGCAACTGGCATACGATTGCGGCGCCAGCACCATCCGCGTTGCCACCCACTGTAGCGAAGCGGATGTCTCTGAACAGCATATCGCCTACGGCCGCAAGCTCGGCATGGATACGGTCGGCTTTTTGATGATGGCGCATATGCTCGATGCCGCAAGTCTGGTCAAACAGGCGCTGCTGATGGAATCTTATGGCGCCAATTGCATCTACATCACAGATTCAGCCGGATACATGCTGCCCGACGACGTACGGGTACGCATCGATGCGGTGCGTCAGGCACTCAAACCAGAAACAGAACTCGGCTTTCATGGCCATCACAACCTCGGCATGGCGATTGCCAACTCGATCACGGCAATCGAAGCAGGTGCCAACCGCATCGACGGTTCCGCTGCTGGCCTGGGTGCCGGGGCGGGCAACACGCCGCTGGAAGTGTTCAATGCCGTATGCGATCGCATGGGCATCATCACTGGCGTGGACGTCTTCAAGTTGTCGGACGTGGCCGAAGATCTGGTCTATCCGATGATGGAACATATCGTGCGGGTCGATCGTGATTCGCTGGCCCTTGGCTATGCTGGTGTGTATTCGTCCTTCCTGTTGTTCGCCAAGCGGGCCGAAGCAAAATACGGCATTGCCGCGCGTGACATTCTGGTCGAACTGGGCAAGCGCAAGACCGTCGGCGGTCAGGAAGATATGATTGAAGACATGGCGCTAGAACTGGTGCGCAATAAACAAGACGCGGCAAGCGCGGGCGTAAAGGAAACCGTATGA
- the dmpH gene encoding 2-oxo-3-hexenedioate decarboxylase, with protein sequence MKLTASQIAELAEYLESAHLERHEVVKITDRYPDIDIKDAYAIQNKIKERKLARGEIIVGLKCGLTSYAKMRQMGVETPIYGFMTDSYVVQDASEIKMSDLIHPKIEPEIAFFLKAPLRGPGCHIGNVLAATDFVMPAIEVIDSRYLDFKFDLVSVIADNTSATRFIVGGKATSVKDLDLATLGVVLEKNGRVEMVGAGAAVVGHPATAVAMLANHLAESGEEIPAGAIILSGGITEAIPVQAGDSISLQVQSLGGVSVRFV encoded by the coding sequence ATGAAACTGACTGCAAGCCAAATCGCCGAACTGGCGGAATATCTTGAATCCGCGCATCTGGAACGGCATGAAGTGGTGAAGATTACCGACCGCTATCCAGATATAGACATCAAAGACGCCTACGCGATTCAAAATAAGATCAAGGAGCGCAAGCTGGCACGCGGCGAAATAATCGTCGGCCTGAAATGCGGTCTGACGTCATATGCGAAGATGCGGCAAATGGGGGTGGAAACGCCGATATACGGCTTCATGACGGATTCTTATGTGGTGCAGGACGCTAGCGAAATCAAAATGTCGGATCTGATTCATCCCAAGATCGAACCGGAAATCGCCTTCTTCCTGAAGGCACCGCTGCGTGGCCCCGGCTGCCATATTGGCAACGTACTAGCCGCTACCGATTTTGTGATGCCTGCAATCGAAGTGATCGATTCGCGTTACCTGGATTTCAAGTTTGACCTGGTTAGCGTCATCGCCGACAACACCTCAGCCACGCGTTTCATCGTCGGCGGCAAAGCCACCTCGGTCAAAGATCTCGATTTAGCTACGTTGGGTGTGGTGCTGGAAAAGAATGGCAGGGTCGAGATGGTCGGTGCCGGTGCAGCGGTAGTCGGCCATCCGGCCACCGCAGTGGCGATGCTGGCCAACCATTTGGCAGAGAGTGGTGAGGAAATTCCAGCTGGCGCGATCATTCTCTCGGGCGGTATCACCGAAGCGATTCCGGTGCAGGCTGGCGACAGTATTTCGTTGCAGGTGCAAAGCTTGGGTGGCGTCAGCGTGCGCTTTGTATAA
- a CDS encoding ferredoxin yields the protein MCATLCPEVFKLDAEGLVYVESEFIPVGFENEAKDGAAACPAEAIIIETVTA from the coding sequence CTGTGCGCAACCCTTTGTCCGGAGGTATTCAAGCTCGATGCCGAGGGTTTGGTCTATGTAGAAAGCGAATTTATCCCCGTCGGCTTCGAAAATGAAGCCAAAGACGGTGCGGCCGCTTGTCCCGCAGAAGCGATCATCATCGAGACCGTGACAGCCTAA
- a CDS encoding tautomerase family protein, producing MPIIQITLVEGRSNEAVERCIREVAHTVSSTLNAPLATVRVMVTELPPSRFAIGDVLKSDAAALNPPIA from the coding sequence ATGCCGATTATTCAAATTACGCTGGTAGAAGGACGATCCAACGAAGCCGTTGAGCGTTGCATCCGTGAGGTTGCACACACGGTATCCAGCACGCTGAACGCACCGTTGGCAACGGTGCGCGTTATGGTTACCGAATTGCCCCCATCTCGTTTTGCGATCGGCGATGTGCTCAAGAGTGATGCGGCAGCGCTTAATCCTCCAATTGCCTGA